The window TCACTTCTGTCAGAAGACATGCAGTATTATCACCAGAATTCCCATCTTTCATACTTTTAATAGaactaataaattataataaatgaacaagaaacaTTGTAAAGTGATACTATGTCTGTATAAAAtaagtgagaattttatataatgctgaaaaaaatgtactaaatatcAACATATCATAGATTCTTAGTTGTCCTttaaaaaaagtctaaaaagGGTAAGTTGAAAACCtcaaaaacattgatttttttcctgttgTGATCCCAGTCTGAAGTAAGATATTCTATTTAtagtggaatatatatatatatatatatatatatatatatatatatatatataaagtaaatgcCAGGATGCACTTCCCTCTGTAACACTCAACAAAcctctgtttttctttctctctttctcaggctGCTACAGTGTTTCTTATTATGGAATTGTTGACATCCTGAGAAAATGGGGCATTTTACTGTCCGAATTCTACCAAATGAATTTACCACCACATCTGCAGGATAAAAAGAAGAGCATGAATGAGAATAAAGTGATTTTGCTGATCTCCCTGACAATGGAGCTCTGAGGCACATCcagataattcttttttttttttttttttttttttttttttttataaatatatatactacaATGCTTTGTGAGACCATGCTACGCTTTATTTCCCTCAAGTTTGGTCGTCTGTATCGATGTTTAAAATTCCTCTTTGTTGTTAGCTTATTTGTCATATTGGTAATGAACACTCACAACCTGTTTGCCTCATTCCAGAAGAATGAACTCATGGACCGCCGCTTTATAAACCTCAACAAGTGCCCAGCTTGCTTTGGTACAAGTTGGTGCCGTAAGTTTATGAATGGGCAGATCTCCTTTGAGACATGGGGACGTTTGAGATTTCTTGACTTTTTCAATGTGAAGAATGTTTATTTTGCACAGTATGGTGAGCCAAGGGAAGGTACCAGACGCATTGTCCTTAAACGTTTGGGTTCAAATCAGGAGCTAATGGACATTGACCAAAAGATTTGTAAAAGGGCCACAGGACGGCCTCGCTGTGACTTAATACAAGCAATGTACAAGACAGAATTTGCCCGTTTAAATGGTGATGTGCGATTACTGACACCAGAGGTAGTTGAAGGGTGGTCAGATCTAGTGCATTGTCCTTCTCAGAGGCTGCTTGACAGAATTGTAAGAAGATATGCAGAAACTAAGGATTCTGGAAgctttcttcttaaaaatttaaaagacaCTGAACGCATGCAGCTCTTAATGACTCTTGCTTTTAATCCGGAACCCCTAGTGCTTCAGGTAGGTGGCTTCTAATTTTAGATCTTTTAAGGAAAACAGCAGTGTTGTGCCTTACTGTCTCTATTTAAATTATGCATTTCAAATTTGAGATGtacatgttgtttttgttttaagcatTGTCCTAAactgtttttgcacattcttgtaACATACCCTCCAAGAGAGTGGAACAATAGAATTTTAGTATGCCAGATAATCTTTTATCATTCACACACAGTTTTCTGaatgtgtcattttatttttgtttggtgaTTCCACTAACCCATACAATCTTCTTGGTGGTTTTTAtctagacattaaaaaaaaaaaaaaatccaccaatATTCCAAGCGATGGTTAACAAATAAATATCTGTAATTAGCTTTGAACACCTTAAAAAACGGAAGATGGCTTTAAGTTTTGAAATTTTATGAGCTAATGTCAAAAGCTCTGctctaaacatttttattaattgacTTTAAGCAGCTTTGTAGAATGTACTCCAGAAAGGGGTTTTTTgctgttcatatactgtatacagtacacccccaaaatttgttgaggatacattcctagagcacccatgaattgtgaaaaacagtgaattttggatgtggttaaaaaaaatgcctatttttatagtttaaaccctaaatatgcccccaaaacactttaatttcaaactcagcttaatacattacctaaaaataaaaaatgtaaaggtaaacctgtatactgtactactgtgtctcccgcagtgctagaatgtaaaataccttCATTGCCAGAAgacttagaaggtgcagggcctttcagcggcatcttggggctttaactcttaaactgccacatacttggggtttAATGCATGCCTgaacaccaaatacttttttgctgcactttaagtaaatgtcataattcacaaagaaaaagtggaattttaatggaacactttttttcatgcaaagagcatcacaattactgcaacactgatcattttacacactgctaatgaactgtaaaaactatttaaaaaaaaaaaaaaaaaaaaaacactactggaacaatatgtacaaggtgcaactgacgcagtgtatgaaattcagtaaatcactgagccaactgcacttgaactggcttcACTCAAGCACAAAGAGGTAcacgctgacgctggcaggctagtctagtgcagtggctgaatcccagagacagtgaggctgcagggtgtcacgcttgggtcacacaattgcacagaaacacaggagattgtagagacaggaactttattcaaacacttaaaacaaacatgcctctttcagaagtaaaacgagctcagtatgcagttaattATCAATTAAAGAATAGataaacatcataggggagcacaacgggagcagaggatgtctgggggaggagagagaaacaaagcaatcagccaaaaaggacaggtgctattCAGGCTGTTAAGTATGTGtagcgcgagaagcatatcacgcgacagagcagccgcaataaggaagcaatgtgaaagtagtcttatcagcattttttaagagggattttttgaggagtgtttgtgtcttctaggggtctgttcagcccccttgctcacaaggggctggcagtggtcacgagctggctactcaacgaatgtacggcactgactgatcagctcctgcatgctcacaaatggcactgggaaatgactatagctggttgtggcggtttaagggttaagaggaacaaaacggaaaacacaagaacactcagctggagatgcatcatagtcaatcagcagcaaggagaaatgaataatgctgtagcggtcTGAAGCCGCTAAGATTTACACTGTCGAGAAGacagcgatttatttatttttatggtggagattccagggacgcacccagccttggcctgacctgcactcactcacaaacagagacaaaaacaaagcaaaccggtaatcagaCAGCAAATAAAGAGtgtaatgaaaagaaatgaaataaatgaaaacgatACCACACCTGTTCCctttacggcgattacacattaaatacaacaaagcacaaacaaaaaacacacagtaaatcatgaaaaatggcaacggatgaaatgtaatgataaaaacagatagtccagagatccgcacgttgaatgggaatgtaaagatagtcctattGCTAGATCccgaaatggtgaagacgggtggacgggttcaggagcgctcctttctttgcaggatggccatgaatccacttacagtaaCAATGTAatcaggcagacggcagacaatccagatgccaAAAATGAAGTGATCCAGGAcgaaacgaataagtacaggtaacccaacagaagcaggcaggcagacagacaggaacttgaaactttttttggtcaccggccccctttttaaaagccttgCTGACCtcttttgaccccaacagccccagcaccctcagcagaagaccaatcggtGCCACTGCagagactgctgggagttgcagtttcaaattctgttggctactttcacaatcccaagctgcgttttcctctacggttgcttcctgttctctctacagtacagtatttccacgaaaaagtcataaaaattgcagtggatatttgcggtttccactaacaattattagataggttataaggaaaaatccgtgaatgactgaggccgtgaactctgaaccgctactttgcaggggtctactgtaaagGGTGCATAATTAGCTTCTTCCAGCTAAGAGAACTGGAGCCAGATATTAAATGGAGAATGTGACAAggcgtttttcacattttgtatgcTGCTGCATACTGTGGTCAAGAAATCTTATGATAATATCAGAAATCTAATGATGACATGGCCACAGAAAGAGTGGTGAGgccataataacaaaataaagaaaatatttaatgtaatagATAAGGAtagattaataaaattaatgtcaATATGCCTCTTAATTATCTGCCAAATGTTTTTATTCATAGTGACttaaaaagttattttgaaaTTAGTCATTTCCTGATAAACAAACTGTTAACACAGTGTACagtaaaatttttaaacaaaaaaaattctagcAGTGTAGATGAGAGGTGCTTTTGAAGTGTGAGATATCCATTGAATGCACCAGTGGGAGCCAGTGGGCAAAGCTGCATCAAAAATACACTGTTTACACAGGTTTAATCCTGTTGTAACGAAATTAATGTGACcataataatattttgttataacagaAATTTAATTGTAACGAATGAGGAGAATACGTGTAATATTCTGACTTGGGTCGCCAGCGATTTGCCATCTCTAACGGCAGTGACACTAGGACAGCTTTGTAGCTGCTCTGCCACGTCTTACCATGTAATTGCCTTGGTCTTACCAAGTGTAGTAGAACTGGTCCACAGGTTATggctttttctgtttaaaatgtagCTTTTGAAATTACTAAGTATctgcttattttaaatattactaatAAACTCATGAGAATTGATTATTAGCTCTAAAGATTAAACAATACTTTTGCTTTTGCAAGTATATTAGAAAGACAATTACACAAAATTCCACAAACTCTCTTGATGttataatgcaatacaatacaatttatttttgtatagcccaaaatcacacaagaagtgccgcaatgggctttaacaggccctgcctcttgacagccccccggccttgactctctaaaaagactaGGAAagactcctttaaaaaaaaaaaaaaaacccttgtaggggaaaaaatggaagaaatcttgggaaaggtagttcaaaaagagagccctttccaggtaggttggggctgcagtgggtgtcaaaaagcagggggtcaatacaatataatacacagaacagaacaaatcctcaatacagtgtaaaaaataaaaaatttacaagtatggagcagaatttaacagtggaTGATaacccataatatgatttggatttgtttagagtcctgaagacctcagccatcaagctacctcccccatttggccatttcacagctcAGTTAGTGCTGtgtcagccaatctgatgaaaggacccctctaccccacgattcctgcaatcctttatcagggatgactttaccttaggcaggcaaaacaacttggcaggtgggccatggcaccaagtgccatatttgagtaccgagaagagaaaccaaATAGGTgatggttagtaacaaattataactatcatgttacttatgttttagtgctaatgactaacaacagagatgcagtctgtacagttaatcagcagctctagtcaggatatgctaaactgaagtagtgagtcttcagctgggatttaaaagct of the Erpetoichthys calabaricus chromosome 2, fErpCal1.3, whole genome shotgun sequence genome contains:
- the dipk2ab gene encoding divergent protein kinase domain 2Ab — protein: MLCETMLRFISLKFGRLYRCLKFLFVVSLFVILVMNTHNLFASFQKNELMDRRFINLNKCPACFGTSWCRKFMNGQISFETWGRLRFLDFFNVKNVYFAQYGEPREGTRRIVLKRLGSNQELMDIDQKICKRATGRPRCDLIQAMYKTEFARLNGDVRLLTPEVVEGWSDLVHCPSQRLLDRIVRRYAETKDSGSFLLKNLKDTERMQLLMTLAFNPEPLVLQSFPSDEGWPFAKYLGACGRMVAVNYVGEELWTFFNAPWEKRVDLAMQLMEIAEQLTNNDFEFALYLLDVSFDNFAVGSRDGKVIVVDAENVLVADKRLIKQNKPENWDVWYESKFEECDKEACLSFSKDILCSRVTVDHNYYAICQNLLSRHATWRGTTGGLLHDPPVEIAKEGLLEALIDECTNPKKRSGRFQAAKELREYLTQLSNNVR